From Ipomoea triloba cultivar NCNSP0323 chromosome 5, ASM357664v1, the proteins below share one genomic window:
- the LOC116020312 gene encoding uncharacterized protein LOC116020312 encodes MVESGRLLYIRTHQQSLRCGLYKGLSDALTHGEIAPTTQGRRIILPYSFTGGARYMVQNYQDAMAICGWIGFPNIFITFTCNPKWPEIKRFLDVRNLNPEDRPDILCRVFKMKLDALIKEIRSGTVFGKIVAVIYTVEFQKRGLPHAHIILFLDRTDASSFADNVDVIISAEIPNKDNDVTYYQVVEEFMIHGPCGEANKNCPCMVKGRCSKHFPKKFMDKSIIDCNGYPLYKRRDNSNTVLKGGVELDNRYVVPHNRYLLMKYRAHINVEWCNQSRSIKYLFKYVNKGNDRVTAQFYKTAESTDKDQVIDEINMYYDCRYICPCEAAWRLFAYDIQFRNPAVERLSFHLPNEQSIVFDDDAFVLDVLQRDTIKNNMFLAWFEANKKYPNAQKLTYREMLIHFV; translated from the exons ATGGTTGAATCGGGTAGGCTTCTGTACATTCGCACTCATCAACAAAGTTTGCGGTGCGGGTTATATAAAGGGTTGTCTGACGCTTTAACGCATGGGGAAATTGCACCTACAACTCAAGGTCGGCGAATTATATTACCGTATTCTTTCACTGGTGGAGCACGTTACATGGTGCAGAATTACCAAGATGCAATGGCCATTTGTGGTTGGATAGGTTTTCCAAATATATTCATCACTTTTACGTGCAATCCAAAGTGGCCAGAGATAAAACGGTTTTTGGATGTTAGAAATTTGAATCCCGAAGATCGTCCAGATATTTTGTGCCGTGTATTTAAGATGAAATTGGATGCTCTTATTAAAGAAATTCGATCAGGCACTGTTTTTGGAAAAATTGTTGCAG TCATTTATACAGTTGAATTCCAGAAGCGTGGACTACCTCATGCGCACATAATTCTATTCCTTGATCGCACAGACGCTTCTTCATTTGCTGACAATGTGGATGTGATCATCTCTGCTGAAATTCCAAATAAGGATAATGATGTTACGTACTACCAAGTTGTTGAAGAGTTTATGATACATGGGCCATGTGGTGAAGCTAACAAAAATTGCCCATGTATGGTGAAGGGTCGTTGTTCTAAGCATTTCCCAAAGAAATTTATGGATAAATCGATTATTGATTGCAATGGATATCCTCTTTACAAGCGACGAGATAATAGTAACACAGTTTTGAAAGGTGGTGTTGAGTTGGATAACAGATATGTTGTGCCGCATAATAGGTATTTGTTAATGAAGTACAGAGCACATATTAATGTGGAGTGGTGTAATCAATCGCGATCTATCAAATACTTATTCAAATATGTTAATAAAGGAAATGATAGGGTCACAGCCCAATTCTATAAGACTGCTGAGTCAACAGATAAGGATCAAGTCATAGATGAGATTAATATGTACTATGATTGTCGTTATATTTGTCCTTGTGAAGCTGCATGGCGTTTGTTTGCTTATGACATTCAATTCCGAAATCCTGCAGTCGAGCGTTTGAGTTTCCATCTGCCAAATGAacaaagtattgtgtttgatgatgaTGCTTTTGTGTTAGATGTACTCCAAAGAGATACAATTAAGAACAATATGTTCCTAGCTTGGTTTGAAGCTAATAAGAAATATCCCAATGCTCAAAAGTTGACCTATAGGGAAATGCTAATCCATTTTGTGTAG
- the LOC116020311 gene encoding uncharacterized protein LOC116020311, with protein sequence MQYTNPSVEVKMKLLGKRNQDMSNYNLPTVSEVATIVVGDLDPMMGERDILIETQTGLLKRITELNPAYFPLQYPLLFPYGEDGYREDIFVVVDPSSGTGARSTISVREYVAFLIHDRLSEISLFFIREEAILAILG encoded by the coding sequence ATGCAATATACAAATCCATCTGTTGAAGTTAAAATGAAATTGCTTGGTAAACGAAATCAGGATATGAGTAACTACAACTTGCCTACAGTTTCTGAAGTCGCGACTATAGTGGTTGGTGATTTAGACCCGATGATGGGTGAGCGAGATATATTGATAGAAACGCAAACGGGCTTGCTTAAGAGGATTACCGAGCTGAATCCGGCTTATTTTCCATTGCAGTACCCGTTGTTGTTTCCGTATGGTGAGGACGGGTATCGGGAGGACATTTTTGTAGTTGTTGATCCAAGCTCTGGTACTGGAGCGCGGAGCACAATTTCTGTTAGGGAATATGTCGCCTTCCTTATTCACGATCGGCTAAGTgagatatcacttttttttattcGCGAGGAGGCTATTCTAGCAATTCTTGGTTGA